Proteins encoded by one window of Gammaproteobacteria bacterium:
- a CDS encoding septal ring lytic transglycosylase RlpA family protein has product MYSKKISIVIMFAVVLSACGGTTVVSKPQRTAEVVPVAEPRSKYGNPASYVVLGKRYYVLQSAAGYKDKGIASWYGPNFHGKRASSGETYNMNAMTAAHKTLPLPTYVRVSNLENGRSIIVKVNDRGPFHDNRIIDLSKAAATQLDVVRTGTALVQVEVVSSSAPSNTVDLSNVSKSKATIDLVSQQSQNFIYIQLGAFSAKQNAEQLLGRLLLSNVGGAAITESENNGNLIYRVRIGPLSSVAITDQVAAKLDTLGFSEYQIVIE; this is encoded by the coding sequence ATGTATTCTAAGAAAATTAGTATCGTAATAATGTTTGCTGTTGTGTTGTCAGCTTGTGGTGGTACGACAGTAGTGAGTAAACCGCAGCGTACGGCTGAGGTTGTGCCCGTAGCTGAACCGCGTAGTAAATATGGCAACCCCGCGTCTTATGTGGTATTGGGCAAGCGCTATTATGTTTTACAGAGTGCGGCTGGTTATAAAGACAAAGGTATTGCGTCTTGGTATGGCCCAAATTTTCACGGCAAACGCGCTTCTAGCGGTGAAACTTATAATATGAATGCTATGACTGCGGCGCATAAAACATTGCCCTTGCCTACTTATGTGCGCGTTAGTAATTTAGAAAATGGCCGGAGCATTATTGTTAAAGTAAATGATCGCGGACCGTTTCATGATAATCGCATTATTGATTTATCTAAAGCCGCAGCCACTCAGTTAGATGTAGTGCGCACTGGCACGGCGTTGGTGCAAGTTGAAGTAGTGAGCAGTAGTGCGCCTAGCAACACTGTTGATCTCAGTAACGTCAGCAAATCAAAAGCAACCATTGATCTAGTGAGCCAACAAAGTCAAAATTTTATTTATATCCAGCTCGGCGCATTTAGCGCCAAACAAAATGCTGAACAATTATTAGGCCGATTGTTATTAAGTAATGTGGGTGGTGCCGCAATTACGGAAAGCGAAAATAATGGCAATCTTATATATCGTGTCCGCATAGGACCTTTGTCTTCTGTAGCGATAACCGATCAGGTGGCGGCTAAATTAGACACTTTAGGTTTTTCCGAATATCAAATTGTTATTGAGTAA
- the ppa gene encoding inorganic diphosphatase: MFLDNLSPGEKLPEEVNVVIEIPAQAAPVKYEMDKDSGALVVDRFINVAMYYPCNYGFVPHTLSEDGDPVDVLVISPQPIISGAVIATRPIGMLKMTDEKGPDAKILAVPISKLSTMYDNVKKTEDLPKELLAQIEHFFQHYKLLEKNKWVKLDGWAGPEEAKAEIVSSLERYGHKPYVKDAKKA; encoded by the coding sequence ATGTTCTTAGATAATCTGAGCCCCGGTGAGAAATTGCCTGAAGAAGTGAATGTGGTTATTGAAATTCCGGCGCAGGCAGCCCCGGTGAAGTATGAAATGGATAAAGACAGTGGCGCGTTAGTGGTGGATCGTTTCATCAACGTGGCAATGTACTATCCCTGTAATTATGGTTTTGTGCCCCACACTTTGTCGGAAGACGGTGATCCGGTGGATGTGTTGGTGATTTCGCCGCAGCCTATTATCAGCGGTGCCGTCATTGCAACACGCCCCATTGGTATGTTGAAAATGACCGATGAAAAAGGGCCTGATGCGAAAATTTTAGCGGTGCCTATTTCTAAATTAAGCACCATGTACGATAACGTCAAGAAGACTGAAGATTTACCCAAAGAATTGTTAGCGCAAATCGAACATTTCTTCCAACACTATAAATTGTTGGAAAAAAATAAATGGGTCAAATTAGACGGTTGGGCCGGCCCTGAAGAAGCTAAAGCAGAAATTGTTTCTAGCTTGGAGCGTTACGGTCATAAGCCTTATGTGAAAGACGCTAAAAAAGCGTAA
- a CDS encoding adenylate kinase: protein MRIVLLGAPGSGKGTQAKKLVEKYQIVQISTGDLLRAAVAAGTELGKKAKSLMDAGELVPDEIVLGMIREKLSEPASKNGFILDGFPRNLVQAEALDVLLQNLKTPLDVAVHFQVDFEEIVKRITGRRTCGQCGAIYNTYFSAPRQADICDKCGSTDLQHRADDNEATVRNRLDVYQKQTAPLIAFYEQQKLLTTVKGQGNIDAIFATVCQAVESH from the coding sequence ATGAGAATCGTATTATTAGGCGCGCCAGGGTCAGGCAAAGGCACTCAAGCCAAGAAATTGGTCGAAAAATATCAAATCGTGCAAATTTCCACCGGTGATTTACTCCGCGCCGCCGTAGCAGCTGGCACCGAATTAGGCAAAAAAGCTAAATCCCTAATGGATGCGGGCGAATTAGTCCCCGATGAAATTGTGCTAGGTATGATTCGCGAAAAACTCAGCGAACCGGCCTCTAAAAATGGTTTCATTTTAGACGGCTTCCCGCGCAATTTAGTGCAAGCCGAAGCGCTTGATGTTTTGTTACAAAATCTCAAAACGCCTTTAGATGTGGCGGTACATTTTCAAGTTGATTTCGAAGAAATCGTCAAACGTATTACCGGTCGACGTACCTGCGGCCAGTGCGGCGCCATTTATAACACCTATTTTTCTGCGCCGCGCCAAGCGGATATCTGCGACAAGTGCGGCTCTACCGATTTACAACATCGTGCGGATGATAATGAAGCAACTGTACGCAATCGTTTAGATGTATATCAAAAACAAACTGCGCCCTTAATCGCGTTTTATGAACAGCAAAAACTCTTAACTACGGTTAAAGGCCAAGGCAATATTGACGCTATATTTGCAACTGTTTGCCAAGCGGTCGAGTCACACTAA
- the rodA gene encoding rod shape-determining protein RodA — protein sequence MALNFNNRSESFVRVLLHAFKLDYTLSMALFSLVSVGLIILYSASGEDVGVLLRQIFRLGLAFALLVFVAQITPHQLKLWTPWVYVFGVLMLVAVFLFGDIGKGAQRWLNLGIVRFQPSEMMKIAVPMMVAWYLSERSVPPRFWDVVVAVIIVLVPMVLIVEQPDLGTALLVGAAGFLALFLAGISWRIMITGGVLAAAAVPLMWFKFMHDYQRQRVLTFLNPESDPLGSGYHIIQSKIAIGSGGVYGKGWTNGTQSHLDFLPERSTDFIFAVFGEEFGWFGAVILLGMYAFLIYRCWRIALRARDRYSRVLGGALTLTFFVYVFVNVGMVIGLLPVVGVPLPLISYGGTSMVTLMAGFGMLMSINSDRRLSQG from the coding sequence ATGGCACTTAATTTTAATAATCGTTCGGAATCATTTGTGCGCGTGCTGCTGCACGCATTTAAGCTTGATTACACTTTATCAATGGCACTGTTTAGTTTGGTTTCGGTTGGCTTAATTATTCTTTATAGCGCGTCGGGCGAAGATGTCGGCGTGTTGTTGCGACAAATATTCCGACTAGGTCTGGCCTTTGCTTTGTTGGTTTTTGTGGCGCAGATTACACCGCATCAGTTAAAACTGTGGACGCCGTGGGTTTATGTTTTTGGTGTGTTGATGTTAGTTGCAGTATTTTTATTTGGTGATATTGGTAAAGGTGCGCAACGTTGGTTGAATTTAGGCATCGTGCGTTTTCAACCTTCCGAGATGATGAAGATCGCGGTGCCTATGATGGTCGCGTGGTATTTATCCGAGCGTTCGGTGCCGCCGCGTTTTTGGGATGTGGTGGTTGCGGTAATTATTGTGTTGGTACCTATGGTGTTAATTGTTGAGCAACCTGATTTAGGCACGGCTTTGTTAGTGGGTGCGGCGGGTTTTTTGGCTTTGTTTTTGGCGGGTATCAGTTGGCGAATCATGATTACGGGTGGTGTGTTAGCCGCGGCAGCTGTGCCCTTGATGTGGTTTAAATTTATGCATGATTATCAGCGTCAACGCGTGTTAACTTTTTTAAATCCAGAAAGCGATCCCTTGGGTTCTGGTTATCACATTATTCAATCAAAAATCGCGATTGGTTCTGGTGGTGTTTACGGTAAAGGTTGGACTAATGGTACCCAATCACATTTGGATTTTTTACCAGAGCGTTCTACCGATTTTATTTTTGCGGTATTTGGCGAAGAGTTTGGTTGGTTCGGTGCAGTGATTTTATTGGGCATGTATGCGTTTTTGATTTATCGTTGTTGGCGCATTGCATTGCGTGCTCGTGATCGTTATAGCCGAGTGCTGGGCGGTGCATTAACACTGACTTTTTTTGTTTATGTATTTGTGAATGTGGGCATGGTTATTGGTTTATTGCCAGTAGTGGGCGTGCCTTTACCTTTGATTAGTTATGGCGGCACTTCTATGGTTACCTTAATGGCAGGTTTTGGGATGTTAATGTCGATTAATTCTGATAGACGATTGAGTCAAGGCTGA
- the mltB gene encoding lytic murein transglycosylase B yields the protein MLQADEAVIEIPPEVIRYCDRDDVRLFINEMVAQQKFNRAELMRLFRDAVRVDSVLESIAKPAERKLTWEEYRAIFIDEKRVQAGADFWHAHAEMLQKVSQEYGVPPEIILAILAVETRYGNYTGRHRVLDSLITLAFDGKSRQSFFREELKAFLLLAREEHLDPRLIKGSYAGAMGMPQFISSSYRQYAVDYDGDGQRDLWNSDADILASVANYFKKHGWAMNQPVVLQALSATDAAAEIAVGRGRVGLKPEKTLAELRALGVEWDKKAQTASDKTLATLMVLDKKDGTLEYWLGLQNFYVITRYNHSSMYAMAAYQLSQLIKARAEVSKDFNMRGNTSSSGNKR from the coding sequence ATGCTGCAGGCCGATGAAGCAGTGATAGAAATTCCGCCCGAAGTTATTCGTTATTGCGATCGGGATGATGTACGCCTCTTTATTAATGAAATGGTGGCTCAGCAGAAATTTAATCGGGCTGAATTAATGCGTTTGTTTCGTGACGCAGTCCGCGTTGATAGTGTCTTAGAGTCCATCGCCAAACCCGCCGAGCGCAAATTAACGTGGGAAGAATATCGTGCCATTTTTATCGATGAAAAACGTGTGCAAGCAGGCGCTGATTTTTGGCATGCGCACGCAGAAATGTTGCAGAAAGTTTCGCAAGAGTACGGTGTTCCACCCGAAATTATTTTAGCAATTTTGGCTGTTGAAACTCGTTATGGAAACTATACGGGCAGACATCGAGTATTAGATTCTTTAATTACATTAGCCTTTGACGGTAAATCTAGACAAAGTTTTTTTCGTGAAGAATTAAAAGCATTTTTGTTATTAGCGCGCGAAGAACATTTAGACCCGCGCCTTATTAAAGGCTCTTATGCAGGGGCGATGGGGATGCCGCAATTTATTTCATCGAGTTATCGTCAATATGCGGTGGATTATGATGGTGATGGGCAGCGCGATTTATGGAATAGTGATGCGGATATTTTAGCGAGCGTTGCTAATTATTTTAAAAAACACGGTTGGGCAATGAACCAGCCCGTGGTATTGCAAGCTTTGTCAGCGACCGATGCGGCCGCTGAAATTGCGGTAGGACGTGGGCGTGTTGGGCTGAAGCCGGAAAAAACTTTAGCTGAATTACGCGCGCTCGGCGTTGAGTGGGATAAAAAAGCACAAACGGCTAGCGATAAAACGTTAGCAACATTAATGGTGCTTGATAAAAAAGACGGCACGCTTGAGTATTGGTTAGGGCTGCAAAATTTTTATGTGATTACGCGTTATAATCATAGCTCAATGTATGCGATGGCTGCGTATCAGCTCAGTCAATTAATTAAGGCGCGCGCTGAAGTTTCAAAAGATTTTAATATGCGGGGCAACACTTCGTCGTCAGGTAATAAGCGCTAA
- a CDS encoding 2-oxoglutarate dehydrogenase E1 component: MAAFTASAYLDGGNAAYLESLYENYLSDPNSVAAEWRDVFKQLPAVNGYEQAHADIKEQFRNFSSAPANAGDSASVEHMRKQVRVLQLINAYRFRGHQQAKVDPLALNDVSNIPDLTLEYHELSTADLQTVFDTGSLQGKDKATLAEILNILQTTYCSSVGAEYMHIVDTKEKRWIQQYIESVQCKPNYDQKFKKQLLHDLTAGESLERYLHTKYVGQKRFSLEGGESLIPMLQEMLQRAGQLGMRECVISMAHRGRLNVLVNIMGKNPGDLFKEFDGLSSLGERYSGDVKYHMGFSSDVATSGGTTHLALAFNPSHLEIVSPVAQGSVRSRQDRRDDKDGIRVLPITIHGDAAFAGQGVVMETFNMSQSRGYSTKGTVHIVINNQIGFTTSNQKDARSTLYCSDISKMVGAPIFHVNGDDPEAVAFVTQVAIDYRSTFKKDVVIDMVCYRRHGHNEADEPSATQPLMYQKIKSLATTRQLYADRLIAEGVVSSAEADELIATYRQKLDKGESVQQYLTVMSEEEKKFVVDWSVYFGSTWETPFDTSVSQKRIQALANNMSQLPENFELHPRVAKVVSDRQKMADGELAIDWGFAEIMAYATLVTENTPVRLSGQDSGRGTFFHRHSVLHNQLDGHAHIPLRHLDEKQAPFLVIDSVLSEEAVLAFEYGYTTNDPKTLVIWEAQFGDFANGAQVVIDQFISSGEQKWGRLSGLVMLLPHGYEGQGPEHSSARLERYLQLCAQHNMQVCVPSTPAQCFHMLRRQALRPWRAPLIVMTPKSLLRHKKAVNSLDDLSSGGFQPILDDAQVREPKKVKRIILCSGKVFYDLDDRREETARDDVAIIRLEQLYPFPETLLKQAVARYPQADSVVWCQEEPANQGAWYQSQHRIRRVMTPKQTLQYAGRTASASPAVGYARLHAQQQKQLIDDAFDK, translated from the coding sequence ATGGCTGCTTTTACAGCCAGTGCTTATCTGGATGGCGGCAACGCCGCTTACCTTGAATCACTATACGAAAATTATTTAAGCGACCCTAACAGCGTCGCCGCAGAATGGCGCGATGTGTTTAAACAATTACCCGCGGTTAATGGGTATGAACAAGCACATGCTGACATCAAAGAACAATTCCGCAATTTCAGCAGCGCACCAGCAAATGCCGGCGACAGTGCGTCAGTTGAACACATGCGCAAACAAGTCCGCGTTCTGCAATTAATTAATGCTTATCGTTTTCGCGGTCACCAACAAGCCAAAGTCGATCCCTTAGCGTTAAACGACGTTAGCAACATTCCCGACTTAACCTTGGAATATCACGAATTAAGCACCGCTGATTTGCAAACCGTTTTTGACACAGGCTCATTACAGGGCAAAGACAAAGCCACGCTCGCAGAAATTCTTAACATTTTGCAAACCACTTATTGCAGTTCGGTGGGTGCAGAATACATGCACATTGTCGACACTAAAGAAAAACGTTGGATTCAACAATACATTGAATCCGTGCAATGCAAACCTAACTACGATCAAAAATTTAAAAAACAATTGCTGCACGATTTAACGGCTGGCGAAAGTTTGGAGCGTTATTTACACACTAAATATGTAGGTCAAAAACGCTTTTCATTAGAAGGCGGGGAATCGTTAATTCCCATGTTACAAGAAATGTTGCAACGCGCAGGTCAGCTCGGTATGCGTGAATGCGTTATATCCATGGCGCATCGCGGCCGACTCAATGTATTAGTTAATATCATGGGCAAGAATCCCGGCGATTTATTTAAAGAATTTGACGGCTTGTCATCGCTGGGCGAACGTTACTCCGGTGACGTTAAATATCACATGGGTTTTTCATCGGATGTTGCAACGTCCGGCGGCACTACACATTTAGCGTTAGCGTTTAATCCTTCGCATTTAGAAATTGTCAGCCCAGTAGCACAAGGTTCGGTACGTTCACGCCAAGATCGACGTGATGACAAAGACGGTATTCGAGTATTACCCATCACCATTCATGGCGACGCTGCATTTGCCGGTCAAGGCGTGGTCATGGAAACATTTAACATGTCGCAGTCGCGTGGTTATTCCACCAAAGGCACTGTGCACATTGTTATTAATAATCAAATTGGTTTCACCACTAGCAATCAAAAAGATGCGCGTTCTACTTTATATTGCAGCGATATTTCAAAAATGGTGGGTGCGCCAATTTTTCATGTGAACGGCGATGATCCAGAAGCCGTTGCGTTTGTTACACAAGTCGCGATTGATTATCGAAGCACATTTAAAAAAGACGTCGTCATCGACATGGTGTGTTATCGCCGCCACGGTCATAACGAAGCAGATGAACCTTCTGCAACCCAACCGTTGATGTATCAAAAAATTAAAAGTTTAGCGACCACGCGCCAGTTATACGCAGATCGTTTAATTGCCGAAGGCGTAGTCAGCAGCGCCGAAGCTGATGAACTGATTGCGACCTATCGTCAGAAATTAGATAAAGGCGAAAGTGTGCAGCAATATCTGACGGTGATGAGCGAAGAAGAAAAAAAATTCGTCGTCGATTGGTCAGTGTATTTTGGCAGCACGTGGGAAACCCCTTTCGACACCAGCGTCAGTCAAAAACGTATTCAAGCATTAGCGAATAACATGAGCCAATTGCCGGAAAATTTTGAACTGCATCCGCGTGTTGCAAAAGTTGTGTCGGATCGACAAAAAATGGCCGATGGTGAATTAGCCATTGATTGGGGCTTTGCTGAAATTATGGCGTACGCTACCTTAGTAACTGAAAACACACCGGTCAGATTGTCCGGGCAAGATTCTGGTCGCGGTACTTTTTTCCATCGACATTCGGTACTGCACAATCAATTAGATGGCCATGCGCATATTCCATTACGCCATTTAGACGAAAAACAGGCTCCGTTTTTAGTTATCGACTCCGTATTATCGGAAGAAGCCGTGTTAGCGTTTGAGTATGGCTATACCACGAATGATCCAAAAACCTTGGTCATTTGGGAAGCGCAATTCGGTGATTTCGCCAACGGCGCGCAAGTCGTCATTGATCAATTTATTAGCTCTGGTGAACAAAAATGGGGACGTTTATCCGGCCTCGTGATGTTATTGCCGCACGGTTATGAAGGCCAAGGCCCGGAACATTCGTCCGCGCGTTTGGAACGTTATTTACAACTCTGCGCGCAACACAATATGCAAGTTTGTGTGCCCAGCACGCCCGCGCAATGTTTTCACATGTTGCGTCGTCAAGCGCTGCGACCTTGGCGCGCACCTTTGATCGTCATGACGCCCAAAAGCTTGTTACGTCATAAAAAAGCGGTCAATAGCTTGGATGACTTATCCAGTGGTGGTTTCCAACCCATATTGGATGACGCGCAGGTTCGTGAGCCGAAAAAAGTAAAACGCATTATTTTATGCAGCGGCAAAGTTTTTTACGATTTAGATGATAGACGCGAAGAAACTGCGCGGGATGACGTGGCAATTATTCGTCTAGAACAACTCTATCCTTTCCCTGAAACCTTATTAAAACAAGCGGTTGCGCGTTATCCGCAAGCCGACAGCGTGGTGTGGTGTCAAGAAGAGCCCGCCAACCAAGGCGCTTGGTATCAAAGCCAACACCGGATTCGCCGCGTCATGACCCCGAAACAAACCTTGCAATACGCAGGTCGCACCGCTTCTGCCTCACCGGCGGTTGGTTATGCTCGTTTACACGCGCAACAACAAAAACAGTTAATCGACGACGCATTCGACAAATAG
- the mrdA gene encoding penicillin-binding protein 2, protein MAYRVTLQDRFRELEIYRARAWFALFFCAFFLLVLIGRLFYLQIVHHELFSTQSQNNRVRLKALPPPRGLIFDRYGRVLAENIPNFQLEITPEEVPDVTATLTALREIIELSDNDIERFKKELKQQRKFNDIPLRFNLNEEEVARFAVNRYKFPGVDVVARLARYYPYGAATVHALGYVGRIDEADLKNLDEANYSGTTHTGKLGIEKSYEAELHGKAGYTQIEINAEGRLLRELDTVVAQPGLDLMLTIDVDLQQIAQEALGEFNGAVVAIEPSTGAVRALVSRPGFDPQLFVNGISQVNYSALQNDDNNPLFDRALRGQYPPGSTVKPMYGFSGLESGHTTAQRSVFCQGFFRLGGVGRRYRDWKETGHGSVNYDEAVTQSCDIFFYDLANRMGITELSAWMARFGVGRVTGIDVPGEKSGILPSDEWKRKRFKDRWYAGETLSVGIGQGYLLMTPLQLAQMTVVLANRGVAYKPHFIHDMQDSLTGKSVYVYKPQQTLSIVAKNPKHWDMIQSAMVNVVHGERGTARAAGKDAEYKIAGKTGTAQVIGIGQNVKYDAKKINVKHRDHAWFIAFAPAEAPRLAIAVLVENGGHGGSAAAPIARKVFDRYFAPGPSESLEEESPDGT, encoded by the coding sequence ATGGCATACCGTGTAACTTTACAAGATCGGTTTCGGGAGCTGGAAATTTATCGCGCCCGAGCTTGGTTTGCGTTGTTCTTTTGCGCGTTTTTTTTATTGGTCTTGATCGGTCGTTTGTTTTATTTGCAAATCGTTCATCACGAATTATTTTCTACCCAATCACAAAATAATCGCGTTCGTTTAAAAGCGTTGCCGCCACCGCGCGGTTTAATTTTTGATCGTTATGGTCGCGTGCTCGCAGAAAACATTCCAAATTTTCAATTAGAGATAACCCCTGAAGAAGTGCCTGATGTCACGGCGACGTTAACTGCGCTGCGTGAAATTATTGAATTAAGTGACAATGATATTGAACGGTTTAAAAAAGAATTAAAGCAACAACGCAAATTCAACGATATCCCTTTACGCTTTAATTTAAATGAAGAAGAAGTCGCACGTTTTGCGGTGAATCGTTATAAATTTCCGGGTGTTGACGTCGTCGCGCGCTTAGCGCGTTATTATCCTTATGGCGCCGCGACCGTACATGCTTTAGGTTATGTTGGGCGTATTGATGAAGCTGATTTAAAGAATCTTGATGAAGCTAATTACAGTGGCACTACGCATACCGGTAAATTAGGCATTGAAAAATCTTATGAAGCTGAATTACACGGTAAAGCTGGTTATACACAAATTGAAATTAATGCGGAAGGGCGTTTATTGCGCGAACTCGATACGGTAGTAGCGCAACCCGGTTTGGATTTAATGTTAACTATCGATGTTGATTTGCAGCAAATCGCACAAGAAGCATTAGGTGAATTTAATGGCGCGGTGGTGGCCATTGAACCGAGCACCGGCGCAGTCCGTGCGTTAGTGAGTAGACCAGGATTTGATCCGCAATTATTTGTAAACGGTATTTCGCAAGTAAATTACAGCGCTTTACAAAATGATGATAACAATCCTTTGTTTGATCGAGCATTGCGCGGTCAGTATCCGCCAGGTTCAACCGTAAAACCCATGTATGGTTTTTCGGGTTTAGAAAGTGGTCATACAACGGCGCAGCGCAGTGTATTTTGTCAGGGTTTTTTCCGCTTAGGTGGCGTGGGTCGTCGCTATCGAGATTGGAAAGAAACCGGACATGGCAGCGTTAATTACGATGAAGCGGTAACGCAATCGTGTGATATTTTTTTTTATGATCTTGCTAATCGCATGGGTATTACAGAGCTTAGTGCGTGGATGGCGCGTTTTGGTGTGGGGCGTGTTACTGGTATTGATGTGCCCGGCGAAAAAAGTGGCATCTTGCCTAGCGATGAATGGAAACGAAAACGATTTAAGGATCGTTGGTACGCGGGTGAAACCTTGAGCGTTGGTATTGGGCAAGGTTATCTATTAATGACGCCATTACAATTAGCGCAAATGACCGTAGTGCTGGCGAATCGTGGTGTTGCTTATAAACCGCATTTTATTCACGACATGCAAGATAGTCTTACGGGTAAAAGTGTGTATGTTTATAAGCCGCAACAAACTTTAAGTATTGTCGCAAAAAATCCAAAACATTGGGATATGATCCAAAGTGCAATGGTTAATGTAGTGCACGGTGAACGTGGTACTGCACGCGCAGCGGGTAAAGACGCTGAATATAAAATTGCGGGTAAAACGGGTACTGCACAAGTGATTGGCATTGGACAAAACGTAAAGTACGACGCGAAAAAAATTAATGTAAAACATCGTGATCATGCCTGGTTTATTGCATTTGCACCCGCAGAAGCCCCGCGCTTAGCGATTGCGGTGTTAGTGGAAAATGGAGGCCACGGTGGTTCTGCCGCCGCACCGATTGCGCGCAAAGTGTTTGATCGTTATTTTGCGCCCGGCCCTAGTGAATCATTGGAAGAAGAGTCACCTGATGGCACTTAA
- a CDS encoding D-alanyl-D-alanine carboxypeptidase, which yields MLNKQTFFKYVVLLNVVLSAPHGLAIEVVPPRLDLSAYVLMDADSGQVLAADNLDEQIGVAGLTKLMTTYVIFDAVQQQKLTPDTVIDIAEIGAHTTTPEVLKSGPRMFLQSHSKITLADLLKGLIIQNGNDAALVLAQHIAGNELAFVERMNAVAKKLGMSKTHFNNVAGVAGREHYSTAFDLALLSRALIRNHASSYAMFAEKQFVYNNIQQTSRNNLLWKNTGVDGLQTSYSIAEGYCAAISAKRNNMRLIAIVLGAGNEREWTTAVDALLEWGYRYFETHKLYSAEQVLYRAAISDGNMRKVALRLAEDLYVTVPHGHYEELTLNMAVQKNLMAPVAERAVIGRVEVMLANEVLKSPALIAAQAVPQGNAVQRLFNDVMSMFE from the coding sequence ATGTTGAATAAGCAAACATTTTTTAAATACGTAGTTTTGTTAAACGTAGTGTTGAGCGCGCCGCATGGGCTGGCAATTGAAGTAGTGCCGCCACGTTTGGATCTTAGCGCCTATGTGTTAATGGACGCAGATAGCGGTCAAGTGCTCGCAGCGGATAATCTAGATGAGCAAATAGGCGTTGCTGGCTTAACTAAATTAATGACGACGTATGTGATTTTTGATGCAGTGCAGCAACAAAAGTTAACGCCGGATACGGTAATTGATATCGCTGAAATAGGCGCACACACGACGACGCCGGAAGTTTTGAAAAGTGGTCCGCGCATGTTTTTGCAATCCCATAGCAAAATTACGCTAGCCGACTTGTTAAAAGGTTTAATTATTCAAAACGGCAATGATGCTGCTTTAGTATTAGCACAGCACATAGCGGGAAATGAATTGGCTTTTGTAGAGCGCATGAATGCAGTCGCGAAAAAGCTAGGTATGAGTAAAACCCATTTTAATAACGTTGCAGGGGTTGCCGGCCGTGAGCATTATTCAACAGCATTTGATTTGGCGCTGCTGTCACGTGCTTTGATTCGTAATCATGCTAGTTCATACGCAATGTTTGCTGAGAAACAATTTGTTTACAATAACATCCAGCAAACTAGCCGAAATAATTTGTTGTGGAAAAACACGGGCGTAGATGGGTTGCAAACTAGCTACTCCATTGCCGAAGGTTATTGCGCGGCTATTTCTGCGAAGCGTAACAATATGCGCTTGATCGCAATTGTATTAGGTGCCGGCAATGAACGCGAATGGACCACTGCGGTTGATGCTTTATTAGAATGGGGTTACCGTTATTTTGAAACGCATAAATTGTATAGCGCAGAGCAAGTGTTGTATCGTGCGGCTATAAGCGACGGCAACATGCGAAAAGTTGCATTGCGCTTAGCAGAAGATTTGTATGTAACGGTACCGCATGGTCATTATGAAGAACTAACACTCAACATGGCGGTGCAAAAAAACTTAATGGCGCCTGTGGCCGAACGCGCGGTGATAGGGCGCGTAGAAGTTATGTTAGCAAATGAAGTATTAAAGTCGCCAGCTTTAATAGCGGCACAAGCGGTGCCACAGGGCAATGCTGTGCAACGATTATTTAACGATGTGATGAGTATGTTTGAATGA